From Hyalangium minutum:
CCCGGCCGCCAGTCGAGCCCCTCGGCCACCAGCCCCAGCCCGTGGCTGGTGTTGCGCACGAAGGCAATCTCCTCCGGCGCCGCGTTGATCAGCCGCGCCGCCAGCTTCCGGGTGTGCTCGGTGTGAGCCTCCCACTGGCGCTCGTGCTTCACGCCGTACTGCACCACATCGTCCATCCACTCGCGCACGGCCGCTGCCGCACGCAGGCTCGTGGGAGATACCCCCGCGTGGTTGAAGTACAGCTGCTTCTCCAGGACGGGGAACTCGGCGCGGTAGGAATCGAGGGAGGGGCTCACCGAGCCAGTCTAGCGGTCCGCCGCCGAGCCCACAGGGGCAACAGCGCCAGCACCAGCCAGAAGACACTCGCGCTGGCCGAGCCGGACTGGCAGCCACATCCTCCCGGCTGCTCCAGCACGGTCACGGGGAAGGTGCAGCTCACCTCGTTGCCGCCGATGTCGCGCGCCGTGGCGGTCACCACCGTCTCTCCCACAGGGAAGGTGCTGCCCGGCTCCTGCGAGTAGGTCACCGTGGGTGGGGTGAACTGGTCCTTCGCCGTCGCATCGGGGAAGAGCACCGCCGCGCCTTCGTCGCTCGTGGCCACCACCTGCTGCGGCCCTGGGCAGATGATGGAAGGAGCGACCGTGTCCTGGTTGTACACGGTGAAGGAGCAGCTTGACGTGTTGTTCGAGGCGTCCACCGCGGTGAGGGTGACGGTGGTCACCCCCACGTTGAACAAGCTCCCCGAGACGCGATCCGTGAGCACCTCCTTCACGCCCACCGTGTCCTCCACCACGGGTGGCGGATAGGAGATGGGAACAGGATCGGCGCTCATGGCCACGCGCACCACGGGCTGCGGACAGGAGATCCGGGGTGGCACGGTGTCCTTCACGAGGACCTTGAAGGTGCACATCCCGGTGTTGCCCCGTGCGTCCGTCGCCGTGGCGGTGATCTCCTCCTCCCGTCCCAGTTGGAAGACGGAGCCAGAGGGGCGGCTGAAGCCCACCGAGGGCGACGCGGTGACGGCATCCAGCGCCTTCACGGGGAAGAAGACACTCGTGCCATCCGGTCCCGCCGCCTCCTGCACCAACCGCTGCGGGCACACCAGCGCGGGCGGTGTCGTGTCCTCCACGGTCACGTTGACCGGGCACTCCGCGGGGTTGCCGGCCGCATCCCTCACGGTGATCTCCACGGACGTCATGCCGATCGGGAAGGGTTCGGAGCTTTGAGCTGGATCGTACGTCACCGTGAGCGGCGTGAACGAGTCATCCTCGCTGAGCAGCTTCGGAACCGGGAGGAAGAGGGAGGCTCCACTCGAGCTGAGCGCCTCGACGCGCAGGTTGCCGGGACACGCCACCTGCGGGGGCTGACAGTCCACCTGATTCAGCGGGAGCGCGAAGAGCTCCTGGCCCTCGGCGGGATACGTGGCCGCGAAGAAGACCATGCCGCCCGCAAGCGTCATCTCCGTCGGATTCGAGCTGCCGCTCATCGGGACGATGTCCGTCAGCTGCTCCGCGCCAGCCCGGTTCACCTTCCACAGCTCCTGGCCCACGCGGTTGTCGTTGATGGCCACCAGCAGCACCCCAGGACCGACGGCCAGCTCCTCGCCCCCGGGCGGGTTGCTCGAGCCGTTGACAAAATCCTTCGCCAGCACCGTCCCCGCGCTCGTCCCATCCGTCTTCCAGAGCTCGCGGCCCGATTGGCCGTCGTTCGCCATGAAGAACAGCGTTCCGCCCACCGCCGTGAGCTTCTCGGGAGAGGCGTTCCCTCCCCCCGCCTGGAGCTCCCGGACAAGCTGCGTGCCCCCCACCGTCCCATCGCTCTTCCACAGCTCGTCACCGTGCTCGGTGTTGGACATGTGGAAGAAGAGCGTGTCGCCCACGGCGGTGAGCTCTTGCGGCGGCATGTGGCCGTTGCCCAACCACGCATCGCTCGCGAAGATCCGCAGGCCCGCCCCATCCAGGGTCCAGATCTCCTTCCCGCCTCCCGAGGTCGCGGTGAAGAAGAGCTTGCTGCCACCCATGACCGTCAGCGAGTCGGGATCGCTGGAGCCTGTCCCAGGCAGGATGTCCGCCACCAACTGAGTGCCCGAACCGTTCGGCACACCATCGCTCTTCCACAGCTCGATGCCATGAGCGCCGGGGGAAGAGCCGTCATCCGCCTTGAAGTACAGCGTGTTGCCCACCACCGTCAGCTGTGACGGATAGGAGTCCAGCGGTCCCGGGTGGATGTCCTTGACGAGCTGCGTGCCCGCCGCGGTTCCATTGCTCTTCCACAACTCGAAGCCCGCAGCGCTCGTGCTCGCCACGAAGAACAGCGTGCGGCCCATGACGGCGGCATCGTTCTCTTCGAAAGTAATGACGTTGTCGAAGGCCGCGATCTGCGTGGTGTTCGCACTCGTCCCATCGGAGGTCCACAGCGAGACGCGGACGCCCTCGTTCAAGAAGAAGTACAGCACGCCATCGGCGGCGATGAGCCGGTCAAGGATCAAGCTCCCCGGCCACGAGCGCAGCTGCGTGGGCACCACGGTGTTGTTCGTCTGCTCGGCCTTCCACAGCGCCGTACCGCCGACCGGATCGCGAGAGGCGAAGAAGAGGGTGGAGCCCACCACCGCCAGTTCCTCCACCTCGGAGCCCAGCTTCGCGAAGTTCGTCACCCGGATGGGCGCCGGCGAGCACGACGCCAGGCGGGGCTCGGCCACCGAGGCCGCTGCTCCCAGCACCGGCGACAGCAGCACCAGAAGGAGCAACGGCAGCAAGGACGCGGCGCGCGGGTGAACCCTCATGGTTGCGCTCTTCTCCTGGGTAGTGCCCCCACCCGCTTCCTGTGTATCGCACTCGCCCGCGCAGCGGGAGCCCTGACGGGTAAGACGCCCCCAGCGCCTTCAAGCGTCCTGGAAAAATACGACGGCCGGCGCCCCCTGAGGGACACCGGCCGTCTAGCACTTCACACCTTGCGGCGGCTTAGCGGCGCGCGGTGATGTCCGTGCCGCTCTGGAGCGCCGACGGAGCCGGGTCGTTCGCGTTGACCGGCACGTAGACCTTGCACGTGCCGTTCACGAAGTTGCCCGACGCGTCGTAGTTCCTCCAGGTCGCCGTGTACACGCGCTGCGTGTTGTTCGTGTTGCGCTTGGCCTTCACGTAGAACGTGCCGCTGTCCGGGTCGAACTGGATGTCGCCCGCGTCGCCGTTGGCCGCCGGCTCGTTGCTGACCACGTTCATCTGGCGCACGTCCATGATGTCCATGTAGCCCTCGCAGCGATCCCAGGCCAGGCCGCACTCGGTCAGGTCCACCCGGCGCATGCTCAGATCGGCCGGGAACACCTTGATGGGCGGGTTCATCTTCAGCTTCGGCGCCTGGTTGTCGATGACCTGCACCGTGCGGGTGATCGGCATCGCCCAGTTAAAGGCGCCGTCGCGCACCTGGTACTCGACCTGGTAGCGGCCGGGCGACTGCTTGTCGACGGTGCTGAACGTCTGCACCAGCGGCGTCACGTCGCCGTAGCACTGGTCATCACCCGTGGCACCCTGGTCGATGTACGGGTTCGGGTCCACGTCCACCTCTTCGTCGCTGTCCGTGGGATCGTCCGTCGGGAAGAAGCACTGCGTCTGGACCGTCTCCGCACCGTTCAGGATGAGGACCGGAGGCAGCGTGTCCTGCACGTAGACGGACAGGATGCGCTGCTGGATGTTGTAGCTCTGGTCCCACGCCATGTACTGCACGTAGTAGAGACCCTCGACCTCCGTCGTCGGGCCAGGCCCGAAGTCATCCGGATCCTCGGAGCCCGGGATGCCGTCGCCGTCGTCGTCACCCGAGTTGTACGAGTGAACCTGGAGCACGCCCTCGCACGTGTCCGTGGCGCTGGCGCCCGGGTTGCTCCACACGTTGCCGATCGCGTGGCCCGTGCACTCGTAGTACATCACCTCGGGGCCGTTGACGGAGAGCTCCGGGAGCGTGGTGTCCACCACCGAGAAGTGACGCAGGTCCGTGCCGACCGTGGTGTTACCCGCCGGATCCGTGGCCGTGTACGTCACGTTGTACTCGCCCGGCACGTGGGGCAGCTGGGCCGGAGAGGCCGTGACCGTGACGTTGCCGTAGCAGGCGTCCGTGGCGACGACACCCAGGTCCGGCTGGCTGCCGCACTCGATCTCCGAGACCGGCGCGCCCGTCACCGAGAGCACCGGGCCCCGGGTGTCCTGCACGCGCACGTCGCGCTCCAGGGTGACGTAGTGACCGAGGTGATCGTTCGCCTGGTAGCGGACCTTGTACGGGTCCGTGACGCCAGGGTTGTTGCCGTAGTTGGTCACCATGTTGTTCACGCCGTTGAACTCCAAGAAGACCGTGTCAGACACGTTGCCCTGGCAGAGGTCGCTCGCCGTGGCGCCCGGGTCGTTGAACGGCGTGGCGCACTCCATGATGAGCGGGTTGGGCCCGTTGAGCGCGATGGTGGGCGGCAGGGTGTCGCCCACGTTCACGTTGCGGACCGTCTGGTTGGTGTTGCCGCTGGCATCCGTCGCCGTGTAGCGCACCAGGTAGAACCCAGTGTGCTCCGTGTCGACGGTACCCGACACCGAGACGGTGGCCTCACCGGAGCAGATGTCCAGACCGGTGGCGCCCAGCTCCGTGTACGTGTCCCTCTTGCACTCCAGGGTGACCGCGTTCGAGCCGTTGAGCGTGATGGCCGGCGGCGTGGTGTCGCTGATGTTCACCGTGCGGCTGACCGACGGAGAGACGTTGCCCACCGTGTCACGCGCCGTGTACGTCAGCGTGTACGTGCCATTGCGGGTCATGTCCACCGAGCCCACGACAGTCACCGGCACCGGACCCACGCACGAGTCGTTCGCCGTGGCGCCCAGGTCGTTGTACGGGGTGGGCGCGCACTCCAGGCTCTGAACGGCCGGGCCATTCAGCGCGATGGTGGGCGGCAGGTTGTCGTTCATCGTCACCGTGCGGGTGACCGGAGACACCGTGGTGTTGCCGGACGGATCCGTCACGCTGTACGTCACGATGAAGTTGGCCGGAGCGTTCGGGTCCGGCGTCTGCGTGGCCACGATGGCGGACGTCAGGTTGCCCGCGCAGGCGTCCGTGGCGGTGGCGCCCGGATCCGCGTAGGTGCTGCCGCACTCGTAGGTGGTGTTCGTCGGGCCCGTGACCGTGATGGACGGAGCCAGCGTGTCACGCACCTCGATGGTGCGGCTCACGGACGGGGCGCTGTTACCGGCGCCGTCCGTCACGTTGTAGAACAGCGTGTAGTCGCGCGGAGCAACACCCGTGTTCACCGAGCCCGTGACGGTGATGGCGGACGTCAGGTCGCCGAAGCACGCGTCGTTGGCCGTCGCACCCTGATCCGCGAAGGACGAGCCGCACTCCAGCCGCTGCGTGCCCGGGCCCACCAGGGCCAGCGTCGGCGGCAGGTTGTCGTTCACGTGCACCGTGCGCGTCACCGGCGAGGTGACCGTGTTGTTGGACGGGTCCGTCGCCGTGTAGCTGATGGTGAAGGTGCCCGGCTGGTTCGCGTTGCCGTTCTGCGTGGCAGTCACCGGCACCGCACCCGCGCACACGTCGCTGGCCGTCGCACCCGGATCCACGTAGGCCGAGCCGCAGTCGAACTGCTGGTCCAGCGCGCCGTTGACCGTGATGACCGGGGCCTGCGTGTCACGCACCTGCACGTTGCGGGTGAGCGGGCCCGCGGTGTTGCCCGCGCCGTCCGTCACCGAGTAGCTGACCGTGTAGTTGCCCACCGCCTGGCTGTTGGCCGCGCCGGACACCTGGATCTGCCCGTCCAGGTTGCCCGCGCACGCGTCCGTCGCCGTGGCGCCCGGATCCTGGTAGCCCGGACCGCACTCGACCAGCTGGTTGGCCTGGCCGACCAGGGTCAGCTGCGGCGCCAGCGTGTCGTTCACGTTCACCACGCGCTGCGTGTTCGCGGTGAGGCCGGACGGGTCGGTCACGGTGTAGTTCAGGGGGTACTGGCCGATGACGTTGCCGTCCACCGAGCCCGTGCGGTTGATGTTGGCCGTCAGGTCGCCGGCGCACGCGTCGTTGGCCGTGGCGCCAGGGTCGGCGAACGGAGAGCCGCACTCGTGCGCGGCCGGGGTGCCGCCCTGCAGCGTGATGGTGGGAGGCAGGTTGTCCACCACCGTCACCGTGCGGACGTCACCGGACGTCGCCGTGTTGCCCGACGGGTCGGTCACCCGGTACGTGAGGGTGTAGGAGCCCGCCGCGCCCGTGTTCACGCCACCGACGCGCTGGATGGAGCCCGTCAGGTTGCCCGCGCAGGCGTCCGTGGCCGTGGCGCCAGGATCGGCGTACGGCGAGTGGTCGCACTGCAGCTGCTGGTTGAGCGAGCCGAGCACCGTAATGGCCGGAGCCAGCGTGTCCTGCACGCTCACCGTACGGGTGACCGGCGTCGCGCTCTGGCCCGACGGATCCGTCACGGTATAGGTCAGCGGGTAGCTGCCCGGCGTGCCGCTGTTGACGCTGCCAGCCACTTGGATGCTGCCCGTCACGTCACCGAAGCACACGTCGTTGGCCGTGGCGCCCGGATCGTTGAACGGCGTGCCGCACTCGAGCGACGGCGTGGGGGAGCCCACCAGCACCAGGGTCGGCGGAGCGTCGTCGCCCACCGTCACCGTGCGCGTCACCGGCGAGGCGACCACGTTGTTGGACGCGTCACGCGCCGAGTAGGTGATGATGAAGGTGCCCGGCTCATCCGGGTTGCCCGTCTGCGTCGCGGTCACCACCACGTTCGTGTCGCACGCGTCCGTGGCCGTCGCGCCCGGGTCCACGTAGTTGACGCCGCAGGCGAACGTGTCGTTCGCAGGGCCATTGAGCGCCAGGGTGGGCGGCAGCGTGTCGTTCACCGTCACCGTGCGCGACACCGTCGCCTGGTTGGTGCCGTCGGTGGCCGTGTAGGTGATGGCCTGCGGACCGAGCTGCCGGTTGTTCACCGTGCCGCTGGCCGTCACTGCCAGGTTGCCCGCGCACTGGTCGCTGGCCGTCGCGCCCGGATCGTTCCAGGGCGAGGCGCACTCCAGCGTCATGTTCCCGCCGGTGAGAGCAATCTGCGGTGCGATGGAGTCAATCACGCGCACCGTGCGGCTGGTGTTGGAGGTGCCCACGTTGCCGGAGGGGTCCGTCGCCGTGTAGCTGATGGCGTAGGTGCCAGGAGCGCCCGGGTTGGCCGTGGTGCTCGGCACCGCCGGCAGGGTCCCGGCGCACGCGTCGCTGGCCGTGGCGCCCGGATCCGTGAAGGTGCCGGAGCCGCACTCCACCGGGATGTCCAGCTCGCCGATGACCGTCACCTGCGGACGCTGCGTGTCCTGCACCGTCACCGTGCGGGTGACCGCCGGAGCGCTCTGGCCCGACGGATCCGTCACGGTGTAGGTCAGCGGGTAGGTGCCCGGCGTGCCCGCGGTGACGCTGCCCGTCACCTGGATGCGGTTGGTCACGTCGCCGTAGCACGCGTCGTTGGCCGTGGCGCCCTCATCGTTGAAGGGTGTGGGGCACTCCAGCACCTGCGAGGCATTGCCCAGCAGCACCAGGGTGGGCGGAGCGTCATCGCTCACCGTCACCGTGCGCTGCACCGGCGACGTTACCTCATGACCCGCCGCATCCCGCGCCTTGTAGGTAATGGTGAAGGTGCCCGGCGTGGTCGTGTTGCCGCTCTGCGTCGCGATGACCTGCACGTTGGTGTCGCACGCGTCCGTCGCCGAGGCGCCCGGATCCGTGTAGGTGGCGCCGCAGGCGAACGAGTCGTTGGCCGGACCGTTGACGGTGATGGAGGGCGGCAGCGTGTCACGCACGTTCACCGCGCGGTTCGCCGTCACCGTGTGGCCGTGGCCGTCGCTCACCGTGTAGGTGATGGGGTAGTCATTGGGCACCAGGTGGTTCACGCCACCGGAGACCGTGGGCGTCAGCACACCGGCGCACTGGTCGCTGGCCGCGGAGCCCGGATCGGCCCAAGCCGTACCGCACTCCACCTGCTGGGGATTGGCGCCCGCCAGCTGCAGCGTGGGCGGCAGCGTGTCGCTCACCGTCACCGTGCGGCCGGTGGTGGACAGCGCGCTGTTGCCCGACGGGTCGGTCGCGCGGTAGCGCACCACGTAGTTGCCCGGCAGGTTCGGGTTGGCCGGCGGCTCCGGCACGGCCGGGAGCGCCCCGGCGCACGCGTCGTTCGCCGTGGCACCCGGATCCGCGTAGGTGGGGTCACCGCACTCCACCGGCAGGTTCAGCGGGCCGTTGAGGGTAATAGCCGGGGCCAGCGTGTCGCGCACCGTCACGGCGCGCGTCTTCGTGGCCGTGTGGCCGCTGCCATCATTCGCCGAGTAGGTCACCGTCTGGGTGGTCAGCTGGTGGTTGTCCACCGTGCCGCTGATCGTCACGTTCAGGTTACCCGCGCACTGGTCGTTCGCCGTGGCACCCTGCTCGGTGTAGGCCGTGGCGCACTCCAGGCCCATGGTGGCCGAACCGTTGAGCGTCAGCACCGGAGCCAGCGTGTCCTGCACCGTCACCGCGCGGCTGCTCGTGGACAGCGTGGTGTTGCCCGACGGGTCGGTCGCGCGATAGCGGACGTTGTAATTGCCCGGAGCACCCTGGTTGACCGGAGGCTCCGCCACCGTCGGCAGCGCCCCAGCGCACGCGTCGTTCGCCGTGGCGCCCGGATCCGTGTAGCCACCACCGCACTCCACCGGCGGCGGGGTCAGCGAACCAGTGATGGTGATGGTCGGCGCCTGCGTGTCGCGCACGTTCACCGTGCGCGTCGCCGAGGCGGTGTGCCCGCGCCCATCGTTGGCGCTGTAGGTCAGCGTCTGCGCGCCCAGCACGCGGTTGTTCACCGAGCCCGTGGTCGTCACGGCCACGTTGCCCGCGCACTGGTCATTCGCCGTGGCGCCCGGATCCGTGAACGGATTGGCGCACTCCAGGGGAATGCTCGCCGCGCCGTTCATCGTCAGCACCGGCGGCAGCGTGTCGCTCACCACAAACGTGCGGGAGCCGCCCGACACGCCGATGTTGCCCGAGGGATCCACCGCCTGGTAGCTGACGGTGTAGGTGCCCGGCGTGCCCACGCTGACAGCCTGAATCGGCGTGGCCGGAACGATCCCGGCGCAGACGTCGGAGCCCGTCGCACCCGGATCCGCGAACGCGGGATCGTTGCACTCCACCGGCACGTTCGCCGGGCCGTTGAGCGTCACGCTGGGCGCGCGCGAGTCGCGCACCGTCACAGTGCGCACCTTCGGATCGGAGACGTTGCCCGCCGGATCCCGCGCGGTGTAGGTCAGCGGGTAGGTGCCCACAGCGTTGACGTTCACCGCGCCAGCGGTCGTCACCGGCACCGTGCCAGCGCACTGGTCGCTCGCCGTCGGGGGCACATCGGTGTACGTGGACATCTTGCACTCCAGGGGAGTGACCGTGGTCGGCGTGGTGACGACAGGCTTCAGCGTGTCAGCCACGTTGACCGTGCGCGTGGCCGTGCCCACGTTTCCAGCCGCGTCCGTTGCGGTGTAGATCCGCTGGTACGCGCCAATCGCCGCCATGTTCACCGTGCCACTCTTGGAGACAGGCACCGTGCCCGAGCACATGTCGTTGGCCGTGGCGGCCGGGTTCGGCTCGAAGCCGCTGGTGTACACGCCATTGCGGTTGCACTCGACCGGCTGGGGATTCAGGCCGGCGATCGTCACCACCGGCTTCACGCCGTCCTTGATCGTCACCACGCCCGTGCACGAGGCCTGCTGGCCACTGCTATCCGAGCAGGTCAGGGTCACCGTCGTGTTGCCAATGTTGTACGGGCCCGCCGCGGTCTGCGTGCAGGTGACAGGCTCGCCTCCCGGATCGTAGGAGCCGTTGTTGATGTCGGCGTTCATGCCGCACTGATTGGTCACCGTCTCCGTCACGTTGCGGCACAGCGCCACCGGCGGCGGGTTGGTGTTCGGCACGTCGACCACCTTGCAGAACGCGGAGCAGTTGCCGTTGATGATGTCGCCCTGCGGGGTGCGCTGGTTGCCGTTGCCGTTGTCGCACTCCTCGCCCGCGTTCAGGACGCCGTCACCGCACCAGTCCATGCGGCACGAGAACGAGCAGATATCGCCGCGCTGACCGTTGAAACCGTCGCCCAGGTCGCACTCCTCACCGTCCGGCACGTTCATGGAGTCGCCGCCGCAGCCCGCGCCCACCGCGCTGACGTTGCGGACGAAGACATAGGGGGTACCCTCGTAGACCAGCCCCTCGTCGTAGTCCTGGTAGCTCCGCCCGCCCGGAATGGGGTTCGAGCCACTGATGTCCGTCGCGAGCACCGTGGCCGTCAGGTTGCGGACCGGGTACTCGGTGAACACCGTGCGCGTCGCGCAGCCGTCAGCGCCCGTCAGCGCCATATCGAAGAGCTGGTCCGAGAACAGCTGCGAGGGGAACGTCACGAACCGGTGACCGGAGTCCGCGCACGTCGACAGGCCCCGCACCTTGAAGGTGCCGAACGGCTCCAGAACCTCCACCGCCGTGTTGGGCGGGGCGTTCTGGTAGGCGCAGCCCAGCGAGATGTACATGCTGGTGTAGAGCTGCACACCGTTGTCGAGCGCCTGGTGGATGCCGGCCTGCTGCAGCGGCTGAGAGCCCCCAGCGTTGGTGCTCGCGCCGACGATGACCACCTCGCTGTCGACCACCGGACCCCACACATCGCGGTTCTCGATGGCCGCCTGGAACGGCGCCGTGCCCGTCACGCACCCGGGATCACCGATGATGATCAGGTGGTACTGGCTGAATTCGTTGGCCGACATCAACGCCCACTGCTCAGGCGTCACTATGGTGATCTGCGCGTCGGGCCGGTAAGCCAGGACCGTCTGGGCCTCGGGGCTGTTGACGCCTCCGTTGACGGAGCTGCCCAGGATGAGCACCTTGTTGTAGTCGCTCCGGGCTTCCTGTCGTGTCGTGCGCACCGCCGCCGGGGTCGGCTCGGGTTTGGGCGCGCTTTCTTCCCGGCCGCAGGCGCTGGCCAGGACTGTGGCCAACACCAGCGACGCTCCCAATACGCCTTTGAGTTTCATACGGAACATCCCCCACGGCTTGATAGTCGAAAGTACAAAGTGCTTGGCATCCCAGTACGTCTTCAAGGCAGCGAAGGATTCACTCGCAGTCGGCGATGTAAGCGCAACCCAGGGCACTCCTGAGCTCACGCCCCTCTGTCCGAACCCCGAATAATACTTCACAGCCCATCCGCAATTTTCGCTTTTCAGCGGAGACAGGCAAGCAGTTTTTTCCCGTTTTAGGCGAAATCCCAGAAATGTGAGTGAAGTTCGGACATGGCCTCACCCTGTTGCAGAAGTGCGCTTCTGCCATTGCGGGTACGAGCAGCCATACGCAGAGTCTGGGGGCTGTGCGCGATCATAAAGAGACTTGCGCTGAGCAGGCGAGCGTGGATCGCGCACTGCGGCGAAAGGGCTCGAGATGCCCAAATATGTCACCGGGTGCCCAGGTTCGTCGCTGACGGCCCCAGGGGCTTGAGCCAACCCCGCGCAATCCCGTGGGCGCGGCGCGAATTCGCATGTGGCCCGCCCATTGCTTTATGCTTCCTTCGCAGTGCCTCCCCAACAAGAAGGAGCAGTTCCATGACGCAGCGCCGTCAGCACGCCGGCTTTACCCTCATCGAGCTCATGATCGTGGTGGCGATCATTGGCATCCTCGCGGCCATCGCGATCCCGAACTTCATCCGCTTCCAGGCCCGCGCCCGTC
This genomic window contains:
- a CDS encoding ELWxxDGT repeat protein, with amino-acid sequence MRVHPRAASLLPLLLLVLLSPVLGAAASVAEPRLASCSPAPIRVTNFAKLGSEVEELAVVGSTLFFASRDPVGGTALWKAEQTNNTVVPTQLRSWPGSLILDRLIAADGVLYFFLNEGVRVSLWTSDGTSANTTQIAAFDNVITFEENDAAVMGRTLFFVASTSAAGFELWKSNGTAAGTQLVKDIHPGPLDSYPSQLTVVGNTLYFKADDGSSPGAHGIELWKSDGVPNGSGTQLVADILPGTGSSDPDSLTVMGGSKLFFTATSGGGKEIWTLDGAGLRIFASDAWLGNGHMPPQELTAVGDTLFFHMSNTEHGDELWKSDGTVGGTQLVRELQAGGGNASPEKLTAVGGTLFFMANDGQSGRELWKTDGTSAGTVLAKDFVNGSSNPPGGEELAVGPGVLLVAINDNRVGQELWKVNRAGAEQLTDIVPMSGSSNPTEMTLAGGMVFFAATYPAEGQELFALPLNQVDCQPPQVACPGNLRVEALSSSGASLFLPVPKLLSEDDSFTPLTVTYDPAQSSEPFPIGMTSVEITVRDAAGNPAECPVNVTVEDTTPPALVCPQRLVQEAAGPDGTSVFFPVKALDAVTASPSVGFSRPSGSVFQLGREEEITATATDARGNTGMCTFKVLVKDTVPPRISCPQPVVRVAMSADPVPISYPPPVVEDTVGVKEVLTDRVSGSLFNVGVTTVTLTAVDASNNTSSCSFTVYNQDTVAPSIICPGPQQVVATSDEGAAVLFPDATAKDQFTPPTVTYSQEPGSTFPVGETVVTATARDIGGNEVSCTFPVTVLEQPGGCGCQSGSASASVFWLVLALLPLWARRRTARLAR
- a CDS encoding immunoglobulin-like domain-containing protein; the encoded protein is MKLKGVLGASLVLATVLASACGREESAPKPEPTPAAVRTTRQEARSDYNKVLILGSSVNGGVNSPEAQTVLAYRPDAQITIVTPEQWALMSANEFSQYHLIIIGDPGCVTGTAPFQAAIENRDVWGPVVDSEVVIVGASTNAGGSQPLQQAGIHQALDNGVQLYTSMYISLGCAYQNAPPNTAVEVLEPFGTFKVRGLSTCADSGHRFVTFPSQLFSDQLFDMALTGADGCATRTVFTEYPVRNLTATVLATDISGSNPIPGGRSYQDYDEGLVYEGTPYVFVRNVSAVGAGCGGDSMNVPDGEECDLGDGFNGQRGDICSFSCRMDWCGDGVLNAGEECDNGNGNQRTPQGDIINGNCSAFCKVVDVPNTNPPPVALCRNVTETVTNQCGMNADINNGSYDPGGEPVTCTQTAAGPYNIGNTTVTLTCSDSSGQQASCTGVVTIKDGVKPVVTIAGLNPQPVECNRNGVYTSGFEPNPAATANDMCSGTVPVSKSGTVNMAAIGAYQRIYTATDAAGNVGTATRTVNVADTLKPVVTTPTTVTPLECKMSTYTDVPPTASDQCAGTVPVTTAGAVNVNAVGTYPLTYTARDPAGNVSDPKVRTVTVRDSRAPSVTLNGPANVPVECNDPAFADPGATGSDVCAGIVPATPIQAVSVGTPGTYTVSYQAVDPSGNIGVSGGSRTFVVSDTLPPVLTMNGAASIPLECANPFTDPGATANDQCAGNVAVTTTGSVNNRVLGAQTLTYSANDGRGHTASATRTVNVRDTQAPTITITGSLTPPPVECGGGYTDPGATANDACAGALPTVAEPPVNQGAPGNYNVRYRATDPSGNTTLSTSSRAVTVQDTLAPVLTLNGSATMGLECATAYTEQGATANDQCAGNLNVTISGTVDNHQLTTQTVTYSANDGSGHTATKTRAVTVRDTLAPAITLNGPLNLPVECGDPTYADPGATANDACAGALPAVPEPPANPNLPGNYVVRYRATDPSGNSALSTTGRTVTVSDTLPPTLQLAGANPQQVECGTAWADPGSAASDQCAGVLTPTVSGGVNHLVPNDYPITYTVSDGHGHTVTANRAVNVRDTLPPSITVNGPANDSFACGATYTDPGASATDACDTNVQVIATQSGNTTTPGTFTITYKARDAAGHEVTSPVQRTVTVSDDAPPTLVLLGNASQVLECPTPFNDEGATANDACYGDVTNRIQVTGSVTAGTPGTYPLTYTVTDPSGQSAPAVTRTVTVQDTQRPQVTVIGELDIPVECGSGTFTDPGATASDACAGTLPAVPSTTANPGAPGTYAISYTATDPSGNVGTSNTSRTVRVIDSIAPQIALTGGNMTLECASPWNDPGATASDQCAGNLAVTASGTVNNRQLGPQAITYTATDGTNQATVSRTVTVNDTLPPTLALNGPANDTFACGVNYVDPGATATDACDTNVVVTATQTGNPDEPGTFIITYSARDASNNVVASPVTRTVTVGDDAPPTLVLVGSPTPSLECGTPFNDPGATANDVCFGDVTGSIQVAGSVNSGTPGSYPLTYTVTDPSGQSATPVTRTVSVQDTLAPAITVLGSLNQQLQCDHSPYADPGATATDACAGNLTGSIQRVGGVNTGAAGSYTLTYRVTDPSGNTATSGDVRTVTVVDNLPPTITLQGGTPAAHECGSPFADPGATANDACAGDLTANINRTGSVDGNVIGQYPLNYTVTDPSGLTANTQRVVNVNDTLAPQLTLVGQANQLVECGPGYQDPGATATDACAGNLDGQIQVSGAANSQAVGNYTVSYSVTDGAGNTAGPLTRNVQVRDTQAPVITVNGALDQQFDCGSAYVDPGATASDVCAGAVPVTATQNGNANQPGTFTISYTATDPSNNTVTSPVTRTVHVNDNLPPTLALVGPGTQRLECGSSFADQGATANDACFGDLTSAITVTGSVNTGVAPRDYTLFYNVTDGAGNSAPSVSRTIEVRDTLAPSITVTGPTNTTYECGSTYADPGATATDACAGNLTSAIVATQTPDPNAPANFIVTYSVTDPSGNTTVSPVTRTVTMNDNLPPTIALNGPAVQSLECAPTPYNDLGATANDSCVGPVPVTVVGSVDMTRNGTYTLTYTARDTVGNVSPSVSRTVNISDTTPPAITLNGSNAVTLECKRDTYTELGATGLDICSGEATVSVSGTVDTEHTGFYLVRYTATDASGNTNQTVRNVNVGDTLPPTIALNGPNPLIMECATPFNDPGATASDLCQGNVSDTVFLEFNGVNNMVTNYGNNPGVTDPYKVRYQANDHLGHYVTLERDVRVQDTRGPVLSVTGAPVSEIECGSQPDLGVVATDACYGNVTVTASPAQLPHVPGEYNVTYTATDPAGNTTVGTDLRHFSVVDTTLPELSVNGPEVMYYECTGHAIGNVWSNPGASATDTCEGVLQVHSYNSGDDDGDGIPGSEDPDDFGPGPTTEVEGLYYVQYMAWDQSYNIQQRILSVYVQDTLPPVLILNGAETVQTQCFFPTDDPTDSDEEVDVDPNPYIDQGATGDDQCYGDVTPLVQTFSTVDKQSPGRYQVEYQVRDGAFNWAMPITRTVQVIDNQAPKLKMNPPIKVFPADLSMRRVDLTECGLAWDRCEGYMDIMDVRQMNVVSNEPAANGDAGDIQFDPDSGTFYVKAKRNTNNTQRVYTATWRNYDASGNFVNGTCKVYVPVNANDPAPSALQSGTDITARR